One Anaeromicrobium sediminis genomic region harbors:
- the mgtE gene encoding magnesium transporter, with the protein MKENIFELIEDKKYGLVRKEIIKLNTVDIAEFIEELQKDQAVILFRLLPKDMSVEVFSNLENDTQEAIIRAITDKEIANIVNDLYFDDMIDFIEEMPASIVKKILKHSKEDERKLINQFLNYPADSAGSLMTIEYVGLKKEMTLKQAMELIKRVGIDKETIYTCYVMDSNRKLEGIVSLRKLVISDENKTVEEIMVTNPIKVYTHDDQEEIAKVFKKYDFIALPVVDKEDRLTGIITIDDVVDVIEQENTEDFHKMAAMEPTEENYLDTSVFTLAKRRIMWLMILMVSAMFTGSIINNFQDVLEKVVILASFMPMLMGTGGNAGSQSSTLVIRGMALEQIELSDVFKVIGKELRVSMLVGSGLALLNFIRMYYLQSVDIKIATTVCLTLIVVVVIAKLVGGTLPILARSLKLDPAIMASPFITTIVDAVSLFVYFSMASYFLGIG; encoded by the coding sequence GTGAAAGAAAATATTTTTGAACTTATTGAAGATAAGAAATATGGATTAGTTAGAAAAGAAATTATAAAGTTAAATACAGTAGATATAGCAGAATTTATTGAGGAATTACAGAAGGACCAAGCAGTAATTTTATTTAGGTTGCTTCCTAAGGACATGAGTGTAGAGGTATTTTCAAATTTAGAAAATGATACTCAAGAAGCTATTATAAGAGCTATAACAGATAAGGAAATTGCAAACATAGTAAATGATCTGTATTTTGATGATATGATAGACTTTATAGAAGAAATGCCAGCTAGTATTGTAAAGAAGATTTTAAAGCATTCTAAAGAAGATGAAAGAAAGCTTATAAATCAATTTTTAAATTATCCTGCCGATTCTGCAGGAAGCCTTATGACTATTGAGTATGTGGGTCTTAAAAAGGAAATGACATTAAAACAAGCTATGGAACTCATAAAAAGAGTTGGTATTGATAAGGAAACCATATATACATGCTATGTTATGGATTCGAATAGAAAACTAGAGGGCATAGTGTCTTTAAGAAAGCTTGTAATCAGTGATGAAAATAAAACTGTAGAAGAGATAATGGTAACAAATCCTATTAAAGTATATACTCATGATGATCAAGAAGAAATTGCTAAGGTGTTTAAGAAATATGATTTCATAGCTCTTCCTGTTGTGGATAAGGAAGATAGATTAACGGGAATTATTACAATAGATGATGTGGTAGACGTAATAGAACAAGAAAATACTGAAGATTTTCATAAGATGGCAGCTATGGAGCCTACAGAAGAAAATTATTTAGATACTAGTGTATTTACTTTAGCTAAAAGAAGAATAATGTGGCTTATGATATTAATGGTATCTGCCATGTTTACAGGAAGTATAATAAACAATTTTCAGGATGTATTAGAAAAAGTAGTAATATTGGCATCTTTTATGCCCATGTTAATGGGTACAGGTGGAAATGCTGGATCACAATCTTCAACTCTTGTAATTCGTGGTATGGCTCTAGAGCAAATTGAATTGTCAGATGTATTTAAAGTAATTGGAAAAGAATTAAGGGTAAGTATGTTAGTTGGATCAGGGTTAGCACTACTGAATTTTATTAGGATGTATTACTTGCAAAGTGTAGATATAAAAATTGCAACTACTGTATGTTTAACCTTAATAGTGGTAGTAGTAATAGCTAAACTCGTAGGTGGAACACTACCTATATTGGCAAGAAGTTTAAAGCTAGACCCAGCAATCATGGCAAGCCCATTTATAACTACTATAGTAGATGCAGTATCATTGTTTGTATACTTTAGTATGGCTAGTTATTTTCTAGGAATAGGCTAA
- the acpS gene encoding holo-ACP synthase: MIKGIGIDIIEIYRIEEAIERNKRFIERIFTEKEIEYFQKVNYNTNTIAGNFAAKEAIMKVLGTGLRNFKLKDIEVVRNELGKPEAILHNNAKKIKEQLGISNIMISISHSKKYAVANAVGE, from the coding sequence TTGATAAAAGGTATAGGAATAGATATTATAGAAATATATAGAATTGAAGAGGCAATAGAAAGAAACAAAAGATTTATAGAAAGAATTTTTACTGAAAAGGAAATAGAATATTTTCAAAAGGTAAACTACAATACTAATACTATAGCAGGAAATTTTGCGGCAAAGGAAGCAATAATGAAGGTGTTGGGAACTGGTCTGAGAAATTTCAAACTAAAAGATATAGAAGTAGTTCGTAATGAATTAGGGAAGCCAGAGGCCATTCTTCATAATAATGCAAAAAAAATAAAGGAACAATTAGGAATAAGTAATATAATGATAAGTATATCTCATAGTAAAAAATATGCAGTTGCTAATGCTGTTGGAGAGTAA
- a CDS encoding NAD(P)H-hydrate dehydratase → MKVVSGEEMKNIDKMAIDKYKIPGVVLMENAGLKVVEEICKSLEKYRNKVITIICGAGNNGGDGFVVARHLKNMGIPINLYLLGNPANIKGDAKINYDIISKLNIEIGLLTTINILKKFSEHVNRSSIIIDAIFGTGLSRPVDGYIKQVIDIINTSNNEVISIDIPSGISADDGSVCGGAIKASKTVVFHLPKYGNIYYPGKDYCGNVLIKDIGIPKEVEEQFGLKGNLITPKYIKNKLKKRNGDTHKGTYGKGYIIAGSVGMTGAAMLTCKGALRSGIGILRLAISQRLNSILESSLTEVITVPLSETKTGTFSIADIEKIIKTMEDSNVVGIGPGCGKSREIEDLIRNILERTSIPIVIDADGLNALARRKEILSEIKSPCVMTPHMGEMARLTDLDIEYIKKNKIQVISEFAKKVNCVVVLKDARTMVVNPQGQVFINTTGNPGMASAGSGDVLTGIITGLIGQGLSTFEAAVCGVYIHGKAGDFAAQKLSEYSLNASDIVNEIGSVFKELLL, encoded by the coding sequence ATGAAAGTTGTAAGTGGAGAAGAGATGAAAAATATTGATAAAATGGCCATTGATAAATATAAGATTCCAGGAGTTGTTCTCATGGAAAATGCAGGACTGAAAGTGGTTGAGGAAATATGTAAATCTTTAGAAAAATATCGTAATAAAGTGATTACTATTATTTGTGGGGCAGGAAATAATGGAGGAGATGGCTTTGTAGTAGCAAGGCATTTAAAGAATATGGGAATTCCTATAAACTTATATCTCCTTGGAAATCCAGCTAACATAAAGGGTGACGCAAAGATAAACTATGATATAATATCAAAACTTAATATAGAAATTGGACTTTTAACTACTATTAATATACTAAAGAAGTTTTCAGAACATGTAAATAGAAGTTCCATAATAATAGATGCCATATTTGGAACGGGATTAAGCCGTCCCGTAGATGGATATATAAAGCAAGTAATTGATATTATAAACACATCTAATAATGAAGTTATATCAATAGATATTCCTTCTGGAATTTCAGCAGATGATGGTAGTGTATGTGGTGGTGCCATAAAAGCCAGTAAGACAGTAGTATTTCATTTACCTAAGTATGGAAATATATATTATCCAGGGAAGGACTATTGTGGAAATGTACTTATTAAAGACATAGGGATTCCTAAAGAAGTTGAAGAACAATTTGGATTGAAGGGAAATCTAATTACTCCTAAATACATAAAAAATAAGCTTAAAAAAAGAAATGGAGATACCCATAAAGGCACTTATGGAAAGGGATATATAATAGCTGGATCCGTAGGTATGACAGGAGCAGCCATGTTAACATGCAAAGGGGCTTTAAGAAGTGGTATAGGGATTCTAAGGCTAGCCATATCTCAAAGATTAAATTCCATATTAGAGTCAAGTCTCACAGAAGTTATAACAGTACCCTTATCAGAAACTAAAACGGGTACATTTAGTATAGCTGATATAGAAAAGATTATAAAGACTATGGAAGATAGTAATGTGGTAGGAATAGGACCTGGTTGTGGTAAAAGTAGGGAAATTGAAGATTTAATAAGGAATATATTAGAAAGGACTAGTATTCCTATTGTAATAGATGCAGATGGACTAAATGCTTTAGCTAGAAGGAAGGAAATTTTATCAGAAATAAAATCTCCTTGCGTAATGACTCCCCATATGGGAGAAATGGCTAGGCTTACAGATTTGGACATAGAGTATATAAAAAAGAATAAGATACAAGTAATATCTGAATTTGCTAAAAAGGTAAATTGTGTAGTAGTACTAAAGGATGCAAGAACAATGGTAGTTAATCCACAAGGGCAAGTTTTCATAAATACTACAGGAAATCCAGGTATGGCTTCAGCTGGAAGTGGAGATGTACTTACTGGAATTATTACAGGATTAATAGGTCAAGGGTTATCAACCTTCGAAGCAGCCGTATGTGGAGTATATATTCATGGGAAAGCAGGAGATTTTGCAGCACAAAAGTTAAGTGAATATAGTTTAAATGCTTCAGATATAGTAAATGAAATTGGAAGTGTATTTAAAGAGCTGTTACTATAA
- a CDS encoding LolA family protein, producing MKKVLCVACILLIVLSACGKKTDEDIFYSVQKKLNKMERYSCEIEITSIGNKTPQKYEVRQWFKKPNMYKLEVMKPENLKGKVTISDGNKTYIYHPQIEQTWMVQRNSKEKNLFLGYFLDNCLKSEDSTIGRKTKNDMEYVIIDTNIPGNHPYYSKERLWIHTKNLKPAYLEVFDNKGNTRIYIEYCKFVYDPKLSDDFFQMK from the coding sequence ATGAAGAAGGTCCTATGTGTAGCGTGTATTTTATTAATAGTTTTATCAGCTTGCGGTAAGAAAACAGATGAAGACATATTTTATAGTGTACAAAAAAAATTAAATAAAATGGAGCGTTATTCTTGTGAAATAGAAATAACATCTATTGGGAACAAAACTCCTCAAAAGTATGAAGTAAGGCAATGGTTTAAGAAACCAAATATGTATAAACTAGAAGTGATGAAACCTGAAAATTTAAAGGGAAAGGTTACTATTTCAGATGGAAATAAGACCTATATATATCATCCACAAATAGAGCAAACTTGGATGGTACAAAGAAATTCTAAGGAAAAAAATTTGTTTTTGGGATACTTTTTAGATAATTGTCTTAAAAGTGAAGACTCTACTATTGGCAGAAAAACTAAAAATGATATGGAATATGTGATTATAGACACTAATATACCAGGAAATCATCCTTATTATTCAAAAGAAAGATTATGGATACATACAAAGAACTTAAAACCAGCCTATTTAGAGGTGTTTGATAATAAGGGCAACACTAGAATATATATAGAATATTGCAAGTTTGTCTATGATCCTAAATTATCTGATGACTTTTTTCAGATGAAATAA
- the alr gene encoding alanine racemase has translation MKDLTKLRPVWAEINLDNLKYNMMQIRNRVSKDIKVGAVIKADGYGHGALEIADTLLESGADYLMVATLGEALQLREKYDQVPILVLGYTPNECADDVINNNISQTIYNMEQAKYYNEMAEYLEKKAILHIKIDTGMGRLGFKPTPSSVEDILQINSLSHVELEGIYTHFAVADETDKTFTKEQFNKFVYVIETLEKNNVNIKIKHTSNSAAIIDMDSTHLDMVRAGIILYGLYPSENIQKSLLDVKPILSLKAKVSNVKVIDKGETVGYGRKYQAPDKTKIATIPIGYADGFTRMLSGKANVLINGKLAPVVGRICMDQCMVDVSSIENVKIGDEVVLIGSSGKNYISVDTIAQSLDTINYEVVCMINKRVPRVYIRENQVIHIKS, from the coding sequence ATGAAGGATCTGACTAAACTAAGACCCGTATGGGCAGAAATTAATTTAGACAATTTAAAGTACAATATGATGCAAATAAGAAATAGAGTATCAAAGGATATTAAGGTTGGTGCAGTTATAAAGGCCGATGGATATGGTCATGGAGCATTAGAGATTGCAGATACTCTACTTGAAAGTGGAGCTGACTATTTAATGGTAGCCACTTTAGGAGAAGCATTACAATTAAGAGAAAAATATGATCAGGTACCCATACTTGTATTAGGGTATACGCCTAATGAATGTGCAGACGATGTTATTAATAACAATATATCTCAAACTATATATAATATGGAACAAGCAAAATATTACAATGAAATGGCGGAATATTTAGAAAAGAAAGCAATTTTGCATATTAAGATTGATACGGGAATGGGGAGATTGGGATTTAAGCCTACCCCAAGTTCAGTAGAAGATATTTTGCAAATAAATAGTTTATCCCATGTGGAATTAGAAGGAATATATACTCATTTTGCAGTGGCTGATGAAACTGATAAGACCTTTACAAAAGAACAATTTAATAAATTTGTATATGTAATAGAAACTTTAGAGAAAAATAATGTGAATATAAAAATAAAACATACATCTAATAGTGCAGCCATAATAGATATGGATAGCACCCATTTAGATATGGTTAGAGCAGGTATTATATTGTATGGACTTTACCCATCAGAAAATATTCAAAAAAGTTTATTAGATGTAAAACCCATCCTTAGCTTAAAGGCTAAAGTAAGTAATGTTAAAGTTATAGACAAGGGAGAAACGGTAGGGTATGGACGTAAATACCAAGCCCCAGATAAAACTAAAATTGCTACAATACCTATTGGATATGCAGATGGATTTACTAGAATGTTATCAGGAAAGGCGAATGTATTAATAAATGGTAAGTTGGCTCCTGTTGTAGGCAGAATATGCATGGATCAATGTATGGTAGATGTATCTTCAATTGAAAATGTAAAAATAGGAGATGAAGTAGTATTAATAGGAAGTTCAGGAAAAAATTACATAAGTGTAGATACTATTGCTCAAAGTTTAGATACTATAAACTATGAGGTTGTATGTATGATAAATAAGAGGGTTCCTAGGGTATATATAAGAGAAAATCAGGTTATTCATATAAAATCGTGA
- a CDS encoding CopG family ribbon-helix-helix protein, whose amino-acid sequence MAESKRIMISLPNSLLQEVDHLVEMEKRNRSEFIREAMKLYIRERRKIQIRENMKKGYREMGAMNLALSEVGLDLDMNALKRYEEKLAECE is encoded by the coding sequence GTGGCTGAGTCAAAGCGTATAATGATCAGCTTACCGAATAGCTTACTACAAGAGGTGGACCATCTTGTGGAGATGGAAAAAAGAAATAGGAGCGAGTTCATAAGAGAAGCTATGAAGTTATATATTAGGGAGAGAAGGAAAATACAAATAAGAGAAAATATGAAAAAAGGCTACCGAGAAATGGGCGCTATGAATCTAGCTTTATCTGAAGTTGGACTGGATTTAGATATGAATGCTCTTAAGAGATATGAAGAAAAGTTAGCGGAGTGTGAGTAA
- a CDS encoding type II toxin-antitoxin system PemK/MazF family toxin: MSNVIIKRGDIFYADLSPVVGSEQGGVRPVLVVQNNVGNKYSPTIIVAAITSQINKAKLPTHIEINASEYGLPKDSVVLLEQVRTIDKKRLREKIGHSDEDMMSKVDEALMISFGLVDF, from the coding sequence GTGAGTAATGTGATTATTAAAAGAGGAGATATTTTTTATGCAGATTTAAGTCCTGTTGTAGGTTCGGAACAGGGTGGTGTTCGTCCTGTTTTGGTCGTCCAAAATAACGTGGGAAACAAATATAGCCCTACAATTATTGTAGCGGCTATAACCTCACAAATTAATAAGGCAAAGCTCCCAACACATATAGAAATTAATGCATCTGAATACGGCCTCCCAAAGGATTCTGTAGTTTTGCTAGAACAAGTAAGGACTATAGATAAAAAAAGGTTAAGAGAAAAAATTGGTCATTCTGACGAAGATATGATGAGTAAAGTGGACGAAGCTTTAATGATAAGTTTTGGACTGGTAGATTTTTAA
- the murJ gene encoding murein biosynthesis integral membrane protein MurJ has translation MSNYKKTAKTILMVIILSFSAKFMGFLRDALIGSQFGANKESDAYLIALNCTSIVFVSIGSALITGVIPIVIGEMKKGKEHAFKFVNNLLNILILISVILSSLGIIFSREIMTVVATGFDENKLNLSVELVKIMYPILICISITYVFVAMLQSLEMFKVTSLISFPANIISILYLMFLSKTYGVKGLAVITLVGWVFQFLVQVPFLLKEGYKYRFKINFKDENIKRVFKVLIPMIIVASSIQMNILIDEKYASLLKDGTVSYIHYGNTLYQAIATTTILGISMVVFPKFAQMSIKLKDKEYSEFVSKVLGVIIFILIPVTIGIIVLRNEVIGIVYERGAFGKEDTLIAGIVFASYSLGAVFLGIQDLVNKAFYAKNNVFSPMKVSLIVIVLNIILNVTTVENYGVVGLAISTSVSMIIGTFLLIYEFMKKLNYLNIKGIIVTFLKSLLAATIMFIVVTLVKDGLYLYVDKNSLLYKIVVVGIITTTGAITYGVASIKLNIKEAIYIYDDFLKGRFKKLT, from the coding sequence ATGAGCAATTATAAAAAAACTGCAAAAACCATTTTAATGGTAATAATACTGAGCTTCTCAGCAAAATTTATGGGGTTTCTAAGGGATGCTTTGATAGGAAGCCAATTTGGAGCTAATAAAGAATCAGATGCATATTTGATAGCTTTAAATTGTACGTCAATAGTATTTGTAAGTATAGGAAGTGCCCTTATAACAGGTGTAATTCCAATTGTTATAGGGGAGATGAAAAAGGGAAAGGAACATGCTTTTAAATTTGTAAATAATCTGTTAAATATACTTATTTTAATATCAGTAATATTATCTAGTTTAGGAATAATATTTTCCAGGGAAATAATGACTGTGGTAGCAACGGGGTTTGATGAAAATAAATTGAATCTGAGCGTTGAACTAGTTAAAATTATGTATCCCATATTAATATGTATTTCTATAACCTATGTGTTTGTGGCCATGCTTCAATCTTTAGAAATGTTTAAAGTCACATCACTAATAAGTTTTCCTGCTAATATTATTAGTATATTGTATCTCATGTTTTTATCTAAAACATATGGTGTTAAGGGCTTAGCCGTAATAACCTTAGTAGGATGGGTGTTTCAATTTTTAGTACAAGTACCTTTCTTGTTAAAGGAAGGATATAAATATAGATTTAAAATAAATTTTAAAGATGAGAATATAAAAAGAGTATTTAAAGTATTAATTCCTATGATTATAGTGGCATCTTCTATACAAATGAACATATTGATAGATGAAAAGTATGCTTCTTTATTAAAAGACGGAACTGTTTCTTACATACACTATGGAAATACATTGTATCAGGCTATAGCCACTACGACCATATTGGGAATTAGCATGGTTGTATTTCCTAAATTTGCTCAAATGTCAATCAAGTTAAAGGACAAGGAGTATTCAGAATTTGTATCAAAGGTCTTAGGCGTAATTATCTTTATATTAATACCTGTTACCATAGGAATTATAGTTCTTAGGAATGAAGTAATAGGAATTGTTTATGAAAGGGGAGCCTTCGGAAAAGAGGATACCCTAATAGCAGGAATAGTTTTCGCCAGTTATTCTCTAGGAGCAGTATTTTTAGGTATACAAGATTTAGTTAACAAGGCTTTTTATGCAAAAAATAATGTATTTAGTCCCATGAAGGTGAGCTTAATAGTAATAGTTTTAAACATAATACTAAATGTTACTACTGTAGAAAACTATGGTGTGGTTGGACTGGCCATAAGTACCTCCGTAAGTATGATAATAGGAACTTTCCTATTAATATATGAGTTTATGAAAAAATTAAATTATTTAAACATCAAAGGAATAATTGTGACTTTCCTTAAAAGTTTACTTGCTGCAACCATAATGTTTATTGTGGTGACTTTGGTAAAAGATGGATTGTATTTATATGTTGATAAAAACTCATTATTGTATAAAATTGTAGTAGTAGGTATAATTACTACTACAGGCGCAATAACCTATGGTGTAGCTTCAATAAAATTGAATATTAAAGAAGCAATTTATATATATGATGATTTTTTAAAAGGTAGATTTAAGAAATTAACTTAA
- a CDS encoding DUF5693 family protein, producing the protein MRKNPFLICVLIVSILASMFVAVGRINTEKENKYVDVILDYDEMNKMAKQSEKDLKWWLEKFKEMNVYGVAINEESINSMIKEGKNIKAEMIGNIIEKENWEEKYPDSLLALIDKRDDIYDVLLHTDSEANYNFIKEGLTTRYGKEKFWTFKDDEKYYIYMDGRVDEALYTKDIELVDYEEKVFKQKGKLYSTKVLNMGLGLDKDKIDFIKSTGLKVIPRPMYYEIWGNGKTVHSILNQYEELDVVPKYMIFAGSEVLGYKEYMDETAKYMKENNILVGMIESGVQREHIKQKGLYELVEKMNYDVTRVFTVWPYIQERYKYYNYEGAEEIENTLNRAITERNIRLIYFKPFKYSASKYVTEYDAYEDMFKRFETRLSKSNLEIGRVVPMKERHVRVRHKLLIGLGIVSGTILLLNNLIETKKKYQYILFGLGSVCVFLLTRMSLGDKILAMMAAIVFPSLSVTYMMKKWKEYNEKKITDHKKIIVLGIKTLLVGSCISLIGAFMVGTILSDIRYMLEMDIYRGVKFSQLLPILVMSIAYLIYFGYKRGENEKSILPLRDIKRLFLEDIKVLYVFAGVVVLIAGYVYMARTGHESNIQPSTLEMIFRNILEEKLIARPRNKEFLVAFPAVIVCTYAACRRYNMLIFLSALAVIIGQTSIVNTFCHLRTPMLMSIIRTIYSLGFGIVLGIVYMIALEIIIQIGKKLRGLNV; encoded by the coding sequence TTGAGGAAAAATCCTTTTCTTATATGTGTATTAATAGTGAGTATACTAGCATCTATGTTTGTAGCAGTGGGTAGGATTAATACGGAAAAAGAGAACAAGTATGTGGATGTAATATTAGATTATGATGAAATGAATAAAATGGCTAAACAATCGGAAAAAGATTTAAAATGGTGGCTTGAGAAATTCAAAGAAATGAATGTTTATGGAGTGGCCATTAATGAAGAGTCCATAAATTCCATGATAAAAGAAGGTAAAAATATAAAAGCGGAAATGATAGGAAATATAATAGAGAAAGAAAATTGGGAAGAAAAGTATCCTGATAGTCTATTAGCCCTTATAGACAAAAGGGATGATATATACGATGTATTATTACATACAGATAGTGAAGCAAACTATAATTTTATAAAAGAAGGTCTTACTACTAGATATGGAAAAGAAAAGTTTTGGACCTTTAAGGATGATGAAAAGTATTACATATATATGGACGGTAGAGTTGACGAAGCATTATATACAAAGGATATAGAACTTGTAGATTACGAAGAGAAAGTATTTAAACAAAAGGGAAAGCTTTATTCTACAAAGGTTCTGAATATGGGACTTGGGCTAGATAAGGATAAAATAGATTTTATTAAGAGTACAGGCCTTAAGGTTATTCCTAGACCTATGTATTATGAAATTTGGGGGAATGGAAAAACTGTACATAGTATTCTTAATCAATATGAAGAGTTAGATGTGGTACCTAAATACATGATATTTGCAGGATCTGAAGTATTAGGATATAAAGAGTATATGGATGAGACGGCTAAATATATGAAAGAAAATAATATTTTAGTAGGTATGATAGAATCGGGAGTTCAAAGGGAACACATAAAGCAAAAGGGATTATATGAACTAGTAGAAAAGATGAACTACGATGTCACAAGGGTTTTCACCGTATGGCCTTATATACAAGAACGATACAAGTATTATAACTATGAAGGAGCAGAAGAAATAGAAAATACTTTAAATCGTGCCATAACAGAGAGAAATATAAGACTTATTTATTTTAAGCCTTTTAAATATAGTGCGTCAAAATACGTAACAGAATATGATGCATATGAGGACATGTTTAAACGCTTTGAAACAAGACTTAGTAAGAGTAATCTAGAAATAGGAAGAGTAGTTCCTATGAAAGAAAGACATGTTCGTGTGAGACATAAACTTCTAATAGGACTAGGAATAGTATCAGGAACTATATTATTGCTTAACAATTTAATTGAGACTAAGAAAAAGTATCAATATATTTTATTTGGCCTGGGAAGTGTATGTGTATTCTTACTTACTAGAATGTCTCTGGGAGACAAAATATTGGCTATGATGGCTGCTATTGTGTTCCCGTCTTTGAGCGTTACTTATATGATGAAAAAATGGAAAGAGTATAATGAGAAAAAGATTACAGACCATAAGAAAATTATTGTTTTAGGCATAAAAACACTATTAGTTGGAAGTTGTATTTCATTAATAGGTGCTTTTATGGTAGGCACAATTTTATCAGATATTAGATATATGCTTGAGATGGATATCTATAGGGGGGTTAAGTTTAGTCAGCTTCTTCCTATATTAGTAATGAGTATAGCCTATTTAATTTACTTTGGATATAAGAGAGGCGAAAATGAAAAAAGTATATTACCTTTAAGGGATATAAAGAGATTGTTTTTAGAAGACATAAAGGTGCTTTATGTATTTGCTGGAGTAGTGGTATTAATTGCAGGATATGTATATATGGCAAGAACTGGTCATGAAAGTAATATACAGCCTTCTACCCTAGAGATGATATTTAGAAATATACTAGAAGAAAAGTTAATAGCTAGACCTAGAAATAAAGAGTTCTTAGTAGCTTTCCCGGCAGTTATAGTGTGTACCTATGCAGCATGTAGACGATATAACATGTTAATATTTCTATCTGCATTAGCAGTTATAATAGGACAAACTTCCATAGTAAATACTTTTTGCCATTTAAGAACGCCAATGCTAATGTCCATAATCAGAACTATTTATTCTTTAGGATTTGGTATTGTTTTAGGAATAGTATATATGATTGCTTTGGAAATTATAATACAGATAGGTAAGAAATTGAGGGGATTGAATGTGTAG
- the csaB gene encoding polysaccharide pyruvyl transferase CsaB yields MCRITISGYYGFNNIGDEAILVSMINSLKKRIDKVQVTVLSANPHMTSEKHGVSAVDRKSLKGVLDAIKDCDLFISGGGSLLQDVTSRRSIIYYLVIMFMSLILRKKILIYSQGIGPISTTSNRIFTKFILNRVEAITVRDEKSKKELIDMGVSEPPIFVTADPVIGLDKVCLDFGEKIIKEEKRNNNKIIGFAMRGWRDNVEFNNKICKVADRIIKELGYEVAFIPFHYGEDIKIMDYIENNMEKDAIFIRKRYEIHEMLSIIGNFQLLVGVRLHSLIFAAVMNTPIIGISYDPKINSFMESINLDTCGTVKDLDEEALFLDIRSKLDNLDEEKSDLYNNVEKIKDDLKINDEVVQKLIKGEKI; encoded by the coding sequence ATGTGTAGAATAACTATTTCAGGATATTATGGATTTAATAATATTGGTGATGAAGCCATTTTAGTATCCATGATCAATAGCCTGAAAAAGAGGATAGATAAGGTACAAGTGACGGTTTTGTCTGCTAATCCTCATATGACTAGTGAAAAGCATGGTGTTAGTGCTGTTGACAGAAAGTCATTAAAAGGTGTGCTTGATGCTATTAAGGATTGTGATTTGTTTATAAGTGGAGGCGGAAGCCTCCTTCAAGACGTGACTAGTAGAAGAAGTATCATCTACTATTTAGTAATTATGTTTATGAGTCTTATCTTAAGGAAAAAAATATTAATATATTCTCAAGGGATAGGTCCTATTAGTACTACTTCTAATAGGATATTTACCAAATTCATATTAAATAGGGTAGAAGCCATAACTGTAAGGGATGAAAAATCAAAGAAAGAATTAATAGATATGGGAGTAAGTGAGCCACCCATATTTGTTACTGCTGACCCTGTTATAGGATTAGATAAAGTATGCTTAGATTTTGGTGAAAAAATAATAAAAGAAGAAAAAAGGAATAATAATAAAATTATAGGATTTGCCATGCGTGGATGGCGAGATAATGTGGAGTTTAATAATAAAATATGTAAAGTGGCAGATAGAATAATAAAGGAACTAGGCTATGAAGTAGCTTTTATACCATTCCATTATGGAGAAGATATAAAAATAATGGACTATATTGAAAATAATATGGAAAAGGATGCTATTTTCATAAGAAAGAGATATGAAATTCATGAGATGCTTAGTATTATAGGTAATTTTCAGCTACTAGTAGGTGTGAGATTACATTCCCTAATATTTGCAGCTGTAATGAACACTCCTATTATAGGCATATCTTATGATCCTAAAATTAATAGTTTCATGGAGTCTATCAATTTAGATACATGTGGAACAGTAAAGGATCTAGATGAAGAGGCCTTGTTCTTAGATATAAGGTCAAAGCTAGATAATTTAGATGAAGAAAAATCTGACCTTTATAACAATGTGGAAAAGATAAAGGACGATTTAAAAATCAATGATGAGGTTGTACAAAAGTTGATTAAAGGAGAAAAAATATGA